In Tachysurus vachellii isolate PV-2020 chromosome 10, HZAU_Pvac_v1, whole genome shotgun sequence, the following proteins share a genomic window:
- the timm9 gene encoding mitochondrial import inner membrane translocase subunit Tim9 yields the protein MAAQVTESDQIKQFKEFLGTYNKLTESCFMDCVKDFTTREVKAEETSCSESCLQKYLKMTQRISMRFQEYHIQQNEALAAKAGLLGQPR from the exons ATGGCTGCTCAGGTCACAGAATCGGATCAAATTAAACAG TTCAAGGAGTTTCTTGGCACCTACAACAAACTGACCGAGAGCTGCTTCATGGACTGTGTGAAAGACTTCACAACCAGAGAGGTCAAAGCTGAAGAG ACTTCATGCTCAGAGAGCTGTCTACAGAAGTATCTAAAAATGACACAACGGATCTCGATGCGCTTCCAGGAATATCATATTCAGCAGAATGAGGCTTTAGCAGCCAAAGCTGGCTTATTAGGTCAGCCACGATAG